The Punica granatum isolate Tunisia-2019 chromosome 4, ASM765513v2, whole genome shotgun sequence genome has a window encoding:
- the LOC116204061 gene encoding pentatricopeptide repeat-containing protein At5g61990, mitochondrial translates to MHLDYVVSAAVLPGTRFRFGLLNLKCSSRSVCSYVSENTVQEITTILTNSNDWQHALESSDIPNKLGPELVRSVLYENKVCDPKRLLSFFYWSGSVMSMPHSLHSFSTLAIILCNAKLFALADNIIERMINTCRPVPELLDAVVTSYRDFKGNDLTVFEVLISVYKRRGLLDEAFTVFVGAQSEGFVLGLICCNSLLRDLLKSDRVELFWKVHGHMLEAGIVPDIYTHTSLISAHCKVGNVAAAKQVFSEMAKNGCQPNMVTFNVLIGGLCRAGDLDDAMALVSRMTEQGFFPDTFTYNILVDGFCKQKRSAEAKLLLDKMYRAGLSPNLITYTALIDGFIKEGNIVEAFKMKDVMLAHGIKLNVITYNALICGLSKIGDVERANNLLKEMIEMGTNPDTQTFNSLIEGYCRKQKFCATKQLLAEMKQLNLQPTHFTYGIIINGLCSSGEVHHANSLLEEMTSRGLRPNNVIYTTIIKGLVQKGMFEDARNVLRKMQQVGVLPDVFCYNSLIIGQCKANMMEEANISMAEMIERGLKPNVYTYGPFITTCSKLGNMKEAKRYLKEMIGNGIPPSDVICRAMIDGYCREGNGAEAFSTFRCILEQGLVPIVPAYGMLIQGLLKYGNMQEAMQLFSELQGKGHVADVYTYSSLISGFCKLGQTGDAFQLLEEMSQKGVDPNIITYNALINGLCKSGDMERARGLFNGISAKGLACNNVTYATMIDGYCKSGKLVEAFGLMDEMLLKGVPPDSFVYCALVSGCFKEGNIEKAFSLFNEMVSKGLASTSAFNSLIDGLCKSGHSIEADKLLDFMSNKHIEPNHVTYTILIDYLCKGGMVCEAEKLFECMQKRNLAPNLLTYTALMNGQKRTGNKVKIFTLFEEMVRRGIEPDEIAYEIIIDAYCSEDNVIKVIEMVDEMLVKRLILSEHVYDSLMSALSGKPLAETLEMLNEIAENRTVLNAATYSTMIRSFVKAGNVVNAEKVLENMVKLGLLPVSTGLNDFLDGNLNGIDVSASSPIKTPKEGMVQVASVNI, encoded by the coding sequence ATGCATTTAGACTATGTAGTATCGGCTGCAGTGTTGCCGGGTACGAGATTTAGATTTGGGCTTCTCAATCTTAAATGCAGCAGCAGATCGGTCTGCTCATATGTCTCTGAAAATACAGTCCAAGAGATCACCACCATTCTCACCAACAGCAATGACTGGCAACATGCCTTGGAATCTTCTGATATACCCAACAAGCTTGGGCCCGAACTCGTGCGCTCTGTGCTCTATGAAAACAAGGTCTGCGACCCGAAACGCCTTCTCAGTTTCTTCTACTGGTCTGGTTCTGTTATGTCCATGCCCCATAGCTTGCATTCTTTCTCCACCTTGGCGATTATTCTCTGTAATGCTAAGCTCTTCGCTTTAGCTGACAACATAATTGAGCGAATGATCAACACGTGTAGGCCAGTTCCTGAATTATTGGATGCTGTTGTTACGAGTTACAGGGACTTTAAGGGGAATGATTTGACGGTTTTTGAGGTTCTTATCAGCGTTTATAAGAGGAGAGGCCTATTGGATGAGGCCTTTACTGTCTTTGTGGGTGCTCAGAGTGAGGGCTTTGTGCTTGGTTTGATTTGCTGCAATTCACTGCTGAGGGACTTGTTGAAATCTGATAGGGTTGAACTCTTTTGGAAGGTGCATGGCCACATGTTGGAAGCTGGGATTGTCCCTGATATTTACACTCACACCAGCTTGATTAGTGCCCACTGTAAGGTGGGGAATGTTGCTGCTGCTAAGCAGGTTTTTTCTGAGATGGCAAAGAATGGTTGTCAGCCCAATATGGTCACTTTCAATGTTCTGATAGGAGGGCTTTGTAGAGCTGGAGATCTAGATGATGCTATGGCCCTTGTGAGCCGAATGACTGAGCAGGGGTTCTTTCCAGATACCTTTACCTACAACATACTTGTTGACGGATTCTGTAAGCAAAAGAGATCTGCAGAAGCAAAACTGTTGCTGGACAAGATGTATCGTGCTGGTTTAAGTCCTAATCTGATCACTTATACGGCATTGATTGATGGGTTCATCAAAGAAGGTAACATAGTAGAGGCTTTTAAAATGAAAGATGTGATGCTTGCCCATGGAATAAAGTTGAATGTTATAACATACAATGCACTTATCTGCGGGCTATCCAAGATTGGGGATGTTGAGCGGGCCAATAATTTGTTGAAGGAGATGATTGAGATGGGAACAAATCCTGACACCCAGACGTTCAATTCACTCATCGAAGGTTACTGCCGAAAACAAAAATTCTGTGCGACCAAGCAGCTGCTGGCTGAGATGAAACAGCTAAACTTACAGCCCACACATTTTACCTATGGTATTATTATCAACGGTTTGTGCTCAAGTGGGGAGGTCCATCATGCTAATAGTCTTTTGGAGGAGATGACCTCCAGGGGTTTAAGACCAAACAATGTTATCTATACAACCATAATTAAAGGCCTTGTTCAGAAAGGGATGTTTGAAGATGCGAGGAACGTTTTAAGGAAAATGCAACAGGTAGGGGTGCTGCCCGATGTCTTTTGCTATAATTCGCTCATAATTGGCCAATGCAAAGCCAACATGATGGAAGAAGCTAATATTTCCATGGCTGAAATGATAGAGCGGGGACTGAAGCCAAATGTATATACTTATGGACCCTTCATTACTACTTGTAGTAAGTTAGGTAATATGAAGGAAGCCAAGAGATACTTAAAGGAGATGATAGGGAATGGAATCCCTCCCAGTGATGTTATATGCAGAGCAATGATTGATGGCTACTGCAGAGAAGGGAACGGTGCGGAAGCCTTCTCAACATTCAGATGCATTCTTGAACAAGGTCTAGTCCCAATCGTGCCGGCATATGGGATGTTGATTCAGGGTCTCTTGAAGTATGGAAATATGCAAGAAGCAATGCAGCTCTTTTCCGAACTGCAGGGGAAGGGACATGTGGCTGATGTTTACACATACAGCTCTCTGATTTCTGGCTTCTGTAAGCTGGGTCAGACTGGAGATGCTTTCCAACTCCTGGAAGAGATGAGTCAGAAAGGTGTTGATCCCAACATTATCACTTACAATGCCTTAATCAATGGCCTGTGCAAATCCGGAGACATGGAGAGAGCTAGGGGGCTCTTCAATGGAATCTCAGCTAAGGGTTTGGCTTGCAACAACGTGACATATGCGACAATGATAGACGGATATTGCAAATCTGGCAAACTGGTAGAGGCATTCGGTCTGATGGATGAGATGTTGTTGAAGGGAGTTCCACCTGATAGCTTTGTCTATTGTGCCCTTGTCAGTGGGTGCTTCAAAGAAGGCAACATAGAGAAggctttttctttatttaatgAAATGGTGAGCAAGGGCCTTGCTTCCACTTCTGCTTTCAATTCTTTAATTGATGGGCTCTGTAAGTCTGGCCATTCTATTGAAGCTGACAAGTTGTTGGATTTCATGAGCAACAAGCATATTGAACCTAATCATGTGACCTACACAATTCTCATTGATTATTTATGCAAGGGAGGGATGGTTTGTGAAGCAGAAAAACTCTTTGAGTGTATGCAGAAGCGGAATCTTGCACCAAATCTTTTGACTTACACTGCTCTAATGAATGGTCAGAAGAGGACAGGAAATaaagtcaaaatttttactctttttgaGGAGATGGTGAGGAGGGGAATTGAGCCTGATGAGATTGCTTATGAGATAATCATTGATGCATACTGCAGCGAAGATAACGTTATAAAGGTTATCGAGATGGTGGACGAAATGCTGGTGAAGCGCTTGATCTTAAGTGAACATGTCTATGATTCCCTCATGTCTGCATTATCAGGAAAGCCACTTGCAGAAACCCTTGAGATGCTTAATGAAATAGCTGAAAACAGGACAGTGCTGAATGCAGCTACATATAGCACAATGATCCGTAGTTTTGTCAAAGCAGGAAATGTGGTGAATGCAGAAAAAGTACTGGAGAATATGGTCAAGCTTGGGTTGCTTCCAGTCTCCACAGGCCTAAATGACTTTCTAGATGGAAATTTGAATGGAATTGATGTTAGTGCAAGTAGTCCCATCAAAACGCCTAAGGAAGGAATGGTGCAAGTTGCATCTGTGAATATTTGA
- the LOC116205198 gene encoding serine/threonine-protein kinase BSK2 gives MGCIQSKTSHLPSPDQDPPITPDPKPDPANGEQVDQDLVPAFKEFGLSELRAATNGFSSELIVSESGEKAPNVVYKGKLRNNRFIAIKRFSKQSWPDPQQFVKEASGVGKVRHKKLVNLIGCCAEGDERLLVAEYMPNDTLSKHLFHWEKQPLPWEMRVRVAYYIAQALDHCSSENRKIYHDLNAYRVLFDEEGDPRLSSFGLMKNSHDGKSYSTNLAYTPPEFLRTGRVIPESVIYSYGTVLLDLLSGKHIPPSHALDLIRGKNSLLLMDSSLEGQYANEDASALVELASKCLQYEARDRPDIKFLLSAVAPLQKQQEVASHVLMGITKTPVVIPTLLSPLGKACARMDLTAVHDILLKTGYKDEEGAENELSFQEWTQQVQDMLNTKKFGDIAFRDKDFKNAIEYYSKLVSMMSVPSGTVFVRRALSCLMIEQPELALRDAMQAQVCLPEWPTAFYMQALALSKLGMETDAQDMLNDGASFEAKKQNSWRS, from the exons ATGGGCTGTATTCAGTCCAAAACCTCCCATCTCCCTTCTCCTGACCAAGACCCCCCTATAACACCTGACCCTAAACCAGATCCAG CGAATGGTGAGCAAGTGGACCAAGACCTAGTTCCTGCATTCAAAGAGTTTGGCCTCTCGGAGCTCCGAGCTGCTACTAATGGATTTAGCAGTGAGCTGATTGTTTCAGAGAGTGGGGAGAAAGCCCCCAATGTTGTCTACAAAGGGAAGTTGAGGAACAACAGATTCATTGCCATTAAACGGTTCTCCAAACAGTCTTGGCCTGACCCACAGCAGTTTGTG AAAGAAGCCTCTGGTGTTGGAAAGGTTAGACACAAAAAATTGGTAAACCTGATTGGGTGCTGTGCTGAGGGAGATGAGCGTCTTTTGGTGGCAGAATACATGCCAAATGATACACTCTCCAAGCACCTATTTCACT GGGAAAAACAGCCTTTGCCATGGGAAATGCGCGTGAGAGTTGCATACTATATTGCTCAAGCACTTGACCATTGCAGTTCAGAGAACCGGAAGATCTATCATGACCTGAATGCATATAGAGTTCTGTTTGACGAG gAAGGTGACCCCCGATTATCGAGCTTTGGCCTTATGAAGAATAGCCATGATGGAAAAAGCTACAGCACTAACTTGGCTTACACACCTCCAGAGTTTTTACGGACAG GAAGAGTCATCCCAGAGAGCGTGATCTACAGTTATGGAACTGTGCTGCTTGACCTGTTGAGTGGAAAACACATTCCTCCGAGCCAT gcATTAGATCTGATCCGGGGCAAAAATTCGCTTTTACTAATGGATTCCTCCTTAGAAGGACAATATGCCAATGAAGATGCAAGTGCTCTGGTTGAATTGGCCTCGAAATGCCTGCAGTATGAGGCTAGAGATCGGCCTGATATTAAGTTCCTTCTTTCGGCGGTAGCTCCCCTTCAGAAGCAACAAGAG GTGGCATCTCATGTTCTTATGGGAATCACAAAAACTCCAGTGGTCATCCCAACGTTGCTTTCACCTCTTGGGAAGGCTTGCGCTAGGATGGATCTTACTGCGGTGCATGATATTTTACTTAAAACCGGTTACAAAGATGAAGAGGGGGCAGAGAATGAG CTCTCATTCCAAGAGTGGACACAGCAAGTTCAAGACATGTTGAATACAAAGAAGTTTGGGGATATTGCCTTTCGGGACAAGGATTTCAAGAATGCTATTGAATACTACTCAAAG TTGGTGTCAATGATGTCGGTTCCATCGGGCACCGTGTTCGTGAGGAGGGCACTTTCCTGCTTGATGATCGAGCAGCCCGAGCTGGCCTTGAGGGATGCAATGCAGGCCCAGGTCTGCCTGCCTGAGTGGCCCACTGCCTTCTACATGCAGGCCCTCGCCCTCTCCAAGCTTGGGATGGAAACTGATGCACAGGACATGCTCAATGATGGTGCCTCCTTCGAAGCTAAGAAGCAGAACAGTTGGCGCAGTTAA